Proteins from a single region of Felis catus isolate Fca126 chromosome B4, F.catus_Fca126_mat1.0, whole genome shotgun sequence:
- the MICALL1 gene encoding MICAL-like protein 1 isoform X5 translates to MVSMSVPDCLSIMTYVSQYYNHFSSPGPASVSSPRKAQAPSSPPSGAPTPAQPGDRAQGEELSSGSLSEQGAHRTPSSTCAACQQHVHLVQRYLAEGKLYHRHCFRCRRCSSTLLPGAYRSGPEEGTFVCAEHCARLGPGGRSGTKAGPPLQPKQRQLAEEAEDVDGGGPGPGAPVGAEVDVPKAGPEARPQIPTKPRVPSKPQELGSSPAGRPTPAPRKASENTAPTPPTPRPRSSLQHETPGEPGGGSGLVNGRLHEPPVPKPRGTPKLSERTPAPRKDPPWITLVQAEPKKKPAPLPPSSSPGPPSRDSRRVENGGVAEVAQQSQVTAGLEPKPYNPFEEEEEEEEQEASPNAPGLTTGPALAHSESTPKSLHPWYGITPTSSPKTKKRPAPRAPSASPLALHTSRLSHSEPPSATPSPALSVESLSSEGPGQTPPGELLEPPVVPKSSSEPAVHAPDTPATSASLFANSSLSSSGELVQPSTDRTPQASPGLAPDTRGGPGPQPAKPCGGAAPTPLLLVGDKSPVPSPGTSSPQLQVKSSCKENPFNRKASPTASPTTKKATKGSKPARPPAPGHGFPLIKRKVQADQYIPEEDIHGEMDTIERQLDALEHRGVLLEEKLRGGVNEGREDDMLVDWFKLIHEKHLLVRRESELIYVFKQQNLEQRQADVEFELRCLLNKPEKDWTEEDRGREKVLMQELVTLIEQRNAIVNCLDEDRQREEEEDKMLEAMIRRKEFQREAEPEGKKKGKFKTMKVLKLLGNKRDTKSKSPGDKS, encoded by the exons ATGGTCTCCATGAGTGTCCCTGACTGCCTCAGCATCATGACCTACGTGTCCCAGTATTACAACCACTTCTCCAGCCCGGGCCCAG CTAGTGTCTCATCACCTAGAAAGGCCCAGGCACCCTCCTCCCCGCCATCCGGAGCACCTACTCCAGCACAACCAGGAGACAGGGCTCAG GGTGAGGAGCTCTCCTCCGGCAGTCTGTCAGAGCAGGGTGCCCACCGGACCCCCAGCAGCACGTGCGCGGCCTGCCAACAGCACGTGCATCTGGTGCAGCGTTACTTGGCCGAGGGCAAACTCTACCACAGGCACTGCTTCCG GTGTCGGCGGTGCTCCAGCACGCTGCTCCCTGGAGCTTACCGAAGTGGGCCTGAGGAAGGCACCTTCGTGTGTGCGGAGCACTGTGCCAGGCTGGGCCCGGGTGGGCGGTCGGGGACCAAGGCCGGGCCGCCTCTGCAGCCGAAGCAGCGGCAACTTGCAGAAGAAGCCGAGGATGTGGACGGAGGCGGCCCCGGCCCTGGTGCACCTGTCGGGGCTGAGGTGGATGTGCCCAAGGCCGGCCCCGAGGCCCGGCCCCAGATCCCCACCAAGCCCCGGGTTCCAAGCAAACCGCAGGAGCTGGGCAGCTCTCCGGCCGGCCGCCCCACGCCTGCCCCGAGGAAGGCGTCTGAGAACACGGCCCCGACGCCCCCCACGCCCCGGCCCCGGTCCAGTCTGCAGCATGAGACCCCGGGGGAGCCGGGTGGTGGCAGCGGCTTAGTAAATG GAAGGCTGCACGAACCCCCCGTCCCCAAGCCGAGAGGGACCCCCAAGCTGTCTGAGAG GACACCAGCCCCCAGGAAGGATCCCCCATGGATCACACTGGTGCAGGCAGAGCCAAAGAAGaagccagcccccctccccccgagcAGCAGCCCCGGACCTCCAAGCCGGGACAGCAGGCGGGTGGAGAACGGAGGCGTGGCGGAGGTGGCCCAGCAGAGCCAGGTGACAGCTGGCCTGGAGCCCAAGCCCTACAACCCCttcgaggaggaggaggaggaagaggagcaggaggCATCCCCAAATGCACCCGGCCTGACCACAGGCCCCGCCCTGGCCCACTCGGAGTCCACACCCAAGTCCCTGCACCCCTGGTATGGCATCACCCCCACCAGCAGCCCCAAGACAAAGAAGCGCCCTGCCCCCCGAGCGCCCAGCGCCTCCCCACTCG CTCTCCACACCTCCCGCCTCTCACACTCGGAGCCTCCCTCGGCTACCCCGTCGCCAGCCCTCAGCGTGGAGAGCCTGTCGTCCGAGGGCCCCGGCCAGACCCCGCCTGGGGAACTTCTGGAGCCACCGGTCGTGCCCAAGAGctcctcagagcctgcagtcCATGCCCCTGACACCCCCGCGACCTCTGCCAGCCTCTTCGCcaactcctccctctcctcctctggggAACTGGTGCAGCCCAGCACAGACCGGACACCCCAAGCCAGCCCTGGCCTCGCTCCCGACACTAGGGGCGGCCCGGGGCCCCAGCCAGCCAAGCCCTGCGGTGGCGCTGCCCCCACGCCTCTCTTACTGGTTGGAGACAAGAGCCCCGTGCCTTCTCCTGGAACCTCATCCCCGCAGCTCCAGGTAAAG TCTTCCTGCAAGGAGAATCCCTTTAACCGGAAGGCATCACCCACAGCATCCCCAACCACAAAGAAGGCCACCAAGGGATCCAAGCCAGCCAGGCCACCTGCCCCAGGACACGGCTTCCCACTCATCAAGCGCAAG GTCCAGGCTGACCAGTACATCCCCGAGGAGGACATCCACGGAGAGATGGACACTATTGAGCGCCAGCTGGATGCCCTGGAACACCGTGGGGTCCTGCTGGAGGAGAAGCTTCGTGGCGGAGTAAATG AGGGCCGTGAGGACGACATGCTGGTCGACTGGTTCAAGCTCATCCATGAGAAGCATCTGCTGGTGCGGCGGGAGTCTGAGCTCATCTATGT TTTCAAGCAGCAGAACCTGGAGCAGCGCCAGGCGGATGTGGAGTTCGAGCTGCGGTGCCTTCTCAACAAGCCCG AAAAGGACTGGACAGAGGAGGACCGGGGCCGAGAGAAGGTGCTGATGCAGGAGCTCGTGACCCTCATCGAGCAGCGCAACGCCATCGTCAACTGCCTGGACGAGGACCGGCAGAG ggaggaagaggaagacaagaTGTTGGAAGCCATGATCAGGAGGAAAG AGTTCCAGAGGGAGGCTGAACCCGAGGGCAAGAAAAAGGGGAAGTTCAAGACCATGAAGGTGCTGAAGCTGCTAGGGAACAAGCGTGATACCAAGAGCAAGTCCCCGGGGGACAAGAGCTAA